The proteins below come from a single Prolixibacter sp. NT017 genomic window:
- the wzy gene encoding O-antigen polysaccharide polymerase Wzy, which produces MKNFILFFILSTFALTTIYITSTPGSSQVDILFSLEAILISFSLFYLRKTPFSLFQIFHLFFFIFFCIAPIAQFHHGTIMWKRTNIFTLSDYTIAILYIILIIVIFNISYIISYKIIKIKQSTEHKFSKLSTKHEFILISVSLISFFIVLAWNDFNYFSVLFRGGVFATKINIESTSLVLIIRFFIRPIGIFLFLLAKQRGVKHNISLFVLGFIAIITAPPTGMPRFAAACLYLPIVLTFFPFFQRKNRIVILLLFGLLFIFPLLNNFRHFSGNQNISIFANFDTMFLSGDFDAFQNFMYVVKYNIITFGHQLAGVLLFWVPRSIWPSKPIGSGFYIADLLNLQFNNISMPFFGEAYINFGFLGLIIFASTIGYTLAYVDKYYTNNYKKNNLFNIFYFVLFGLLFYMQRGDLINSFSYLCSFSLLYFIFSRLINKFTITREFAS; this is translated from the coding sequence ATGAAAAATTTCATCTTATTTTTCATATTATCTACCTTTGCTTTAACAACTATTTACATAACGAGCACCCCAGGAAGCAGCCAAGTGGATATATTATTTTCACTAGAAGCTATTCTAATTAGCTTCTCACTATTTTATCTAAGAAAAACACCTTTCTCATTATTTCAAATCTTTCATTTATTTTTCTTTATATTTTTTTGCATTGCTCCTATCGCACAGTTTCACCACGGAACTATAATGTGGAAAAGAACAAATATTTTTACCTTATCAGACTATACTATCGCAATATTATATATAATATTAATAATCGTGATTTTTAATATATCCTATATAATATCTTATAAAATAATAAAAATCAAACAAAGTACAGAACATAAATTTTCAAAACTTAGTACAAAACATGAGTTTATTCTTATATCTGTCTCATTAATTTCTTTTTTCATTGTTTTAGCATGGAATGATTTTAATTATTTCTCTGTACTATTTAGAGGTGGCGTATTTGCTACTAAAATAAACATAGAGAGTACATCTCTCGTTTTAATTATTAGGTTTTTCATACGACCAATCGGAATCTTTCTGTTTTTATTAGCCAAACAAAGAGGAGTGAAACACAACATTTCTTTATTCGTACTAGGATTTATCGCAATTATTACTGCACCTCCAACCGGCATGCCAAGATTTGCTGCTGCATGCTTATATCTGCCCATTGTATTAACTTTTTTCCCTTTTTTTCAAAGGAAAAACAGAATTGTAATTTTATTACTTTTTGGTTTGCTATTTATATTTCCTTTACTTAATAATTTTAGACACTTCTCTGGAAATCAAAATATTTCCATATTCGCAAATTTTGATACGATGTTTCTTAGTGGTGATTTCGATGCTTTTCAAAATTTCATGTATGTCGTAAAATATAATATTATAACTTTTGGTCATCAGCTTGCCGGAGTGTTGCTATTCTGGGTACCTCGCTCGATCTGGCCTTCAAAACCAATAGGCAGTGGTTTCTATATCGCCGATTTGTTGAATTTGCAATTCAATAACATATCAATGCCATTCTTTGGTGAAGCCTATATTAATTTTGGTTTTCTAGGATTGATCATATTTGCGAGTACGATAGGATACACACTAGCTTACGTTGACAAATATTATACTAACAATTATAAAAAGAACAACTTATTCAACATATTTTATTTCGTATTATTCGGTCTGCTTTTTTATATGCAAAGAGGCGATCTAATAAATTCATTTTCATATCTATGTAGTTTCTCTTTGTTATACTTTATTTTTTCCAGATTGATAAATAAATTTACTATTACAAGAGAATTCGCTTCCTAA
- a CDS encoding glycosyltransferase family 2 protein, whose translation MNLSVITATYNSSTFVAQCIKSIKNQTYSDIEHIIIDGKSKDNTLEIIKTTPNRITKIISEPDNGIYDAMNKGIQLASGDVVGILNSDDFYASDTIIEEIVNIFEATSCDCVYGNLDFVKAEEPQKVIRRWKSSPFVSGSFSKGWHPPHPTFFVRREIYEKYGTFDTSLNVSADFELMLRFLEKYQIKHQYIDKTIVNMRYGGESTGSLKKIIEGNKNIMKAFRKNNIPVSPFYPIIRLLPKLKQFITK comes from the coding sequence ATGAACCTATCTGTTATTACAGCCACATATAATAGCTCCACTTTCGTTGCCCAATGTATAAAATCAATAAAAAATCAAACTTATTCGGATATTGAACATATTATTATAGATGGCAAATCAAAAGACAATACACTTGAAATCATAAAAACCACTCCAAACAGGATAACCAAAATTATATCAGAACCAGACAACGGTATTTACGATGCCATGAACAAAGGGATTCAATTGGCATCCGGCGACGTAGTTGGTATTCTCAATTCAGACGATTTCTATGCTTCTGATACAATCATCGAAGAGATTGTCAATATTTTTGAAGCTACTAGTTGTGATTGCGTCTATGGAAATTTAGATTTCGTGAAAGCGGAAGAGCCTCAAAAAGTGATTCGTCGCTGGAAAAGTTCCCCTTTTGTTTCTGGCAGCTTCTCCAAAGGTTGGCATCCACCCCATCCAACTTTCTTTGTACGAAGAGAGATATATGAAAAATATGGAACTTTTGATACTTCACTAAACGTTTCGGCAGACTTTGAATTAATGCTTCGGTTTTTGGAGAAATACCAAATAAAGCATCAATATATTGATAAAACCATTGTGAACATGCGTTATGGAGGAGAGAGCACGGGCAGTTTGAAGAAAATTATTGAGGGCAATAAGAATATTATGAAAGCTTTTCGAAAAAATAATATTCCGGTTTCTCCATTTTATCCTATTATTCGCTTATTACCCAAGCTAAAACAGTTCATTACCAAATAA